The nucleotide window AGACTACGAGGAGATCAAAACGGAGCTGAGGTATGGCTTGAGCGGCGCCCATGGCCGCACTGCCGGTATCCCCGCTGGCCAGGTGCCACCGTGACACTCACCTTGTCTCCCTGCCAGCATCCTGAAGGCGATGAAGGTGGCCTCTGCCGGCTGCAGCCTCCCCCAGGCAAGTGCCACGGCGCGTCCCGAGGCGCTGGccgggctgtgccagccctgccgACGGTGCCTCCGCCGCCTGTCCCCATCTCGGCTTGGCTCCTTGCAGAGCATCTCCAAGGCGGAGgaggccctgctgctggggaaggaggctTTCTATCCCTCCCAGAAGTACCTGCTGGAGAAGCCCAGCCTGCTGGCCAGCACTGGTAGGGACCCTGGATTCTGCAGCATCCCCCGCTGGGAATATCCATGGGAATGTGGGTGGCGGGGGTGgatcctgccctggctgtggtggggtgagggatggacagggatgtcACCCGGGGAAACTAAGGCAGGAGCTGtttggctgcagggctgtgcgGGAGCCGTGGCCAGGGGGACTCTAGTGTGTCTCCCTCTTTCTCCTTCATCTCTAGAGGAGGATCACTCCGAAGACGAGTCGGGGAAGGATCCATTGGGCATGGAGCAGCCGTACCCATCCCCTCACCACGCCCCCGCCGATGACCCCTCATCCCCCACGCCCCTCCCGCCGCTGCCTGGCCCCGGCATGGCCCCCGACGGTCCCCGGACTTTCTCGCTGTCCCCCTTCCCCGGGGGCGAGCGGCTTTCAGGGGACCCCAAGGCCCCCCACCTCCCGCTGCCCAGCTACAAGAGCGAGAGCAGCGGCGGGGGACcgcccttcccctcctccttcttcGGGGCCAAAAGCAGCACCGTGCACCCCGTGCCGGCCGCCAGTGCCACCAGCCCGTCCGGCGAGCCCTCCGAGGGCAGCGCCGGCAGCTCCGccgaggaggagcagctggacacGGCCGAAATCGCCTTCCAggtgaaggagcagctgctgaagcacAACATCGGGCAGAGGGTCTTCGGGCACTACGTGCTGGGGCTGTCACAGGGCTCCGTCAGCGAGATCCTGGCGCGGCCCAAACCCTGGCACAAGCTGACGGTGAAGGGCAAGGAGCCGTTCATCAAGATGAAGCAGTTCCTCTCCGACGAGCAGAATGTGCTGGCCCTGAGGACTATCCAGGTGCGCCAGAGAGGTGAGTGGTTGGGGTGGCCCTGGTCCTGCCCCGGGGTGCTGCAAGCGATGCCCCTCCCAGTGCACCCCAGTTCACCCTGGCAGCACCCTGGGGTGCCCTGTGCCGTGGCAGGGGGGCTCACCAGGCCCTGATGTGCTGGCGAGATGGGCTGGGATGTTGGTCCCACCAGGACTTTTTCCCTGGTGGGATGAGCCCTGGAAAACGGCAGCAATTAACAACAACCCATGGCTGTGGAAGCTGCATCCCCTGACGTGCTTTACTCATTTATTCTGACAAGTGCCATTTAATTATTCATTAGGCTGTTCCGTGCTGTATGAATCAATGTGCTCGGGAATATTTCgttaaaataatgaagttttaGTGCTATGGAACCTCGGCGTGGTGCTGGCACCGCCGTGGGATGGTGACTCCCATCTCTGGGGACAAGCAGCTGcatctcagcagcagcagcaggtcacTCGAGTCCCCGTGGTGGCACCAGGACTGGACAGTGCACACCTGTGGTCCATGCACCTGCTGGTTGCAGCCTGGAGGGCTCTGATTTATCCCCTGGATCTGATCCATCATTGACacctcctgcacagccaggagggcgctgtgccagggatggggacatgGTCCCTGTGCCTCCGCTCTTGGTGGGGAGAGGGTGCACTTGGTTGGGATGAGCAGGTTGGTGGGAGAAGCTGTgccagaggcaggagctggcagccagggctACCAGGGCTCCCCGTGCTCCGGTAGTGACTAATCGGGAGTGACATTTGTCTTCAAACCGGCATCCCTAAAAATAACCGAACATGAGGAGCAGTAAATACTTCCTGACATACAAGTGGAGCTTGTAAAACCAGCGCCGGTGACAAAGCTGTTATCCTGCCTCTTTGATCAGGTAGCATCACGCCGCGGATCAGGACACCGGAGACCGGCTCCGACGACGCCATCAAAAGCATCCTGGAGCAGGCAAAAAAGGAGATTGAGTCGCAGAAGGGAGGTAGGTGCTGCCATGGGGGTGGCTGAGTCCCTGCTCTGCCCGATGGCAGCAGCACCCAAAGGGGTGCCAGTGGCTGGGTGTTCTGTGGCTGAAGGTCCTGTCCCAAAAATGGGCTTTTTTTATGGTGTTTCACCCATTGACATCCATGGAGAATTTTAGGGCTAGCTGGAAAGAAATACCATGTGGGGTGGGAGAATCCCCGGGCAGCAGAGTTCAGATCTGGGCTTTCAGAAACTTTGGATGCACTCTTTTCCTCCCCCCTGCCCCAAACCAGATGATTAAATGAGTATTCAGGATCCATCTGGCATGAGGAACCATTAAAGCAGCTGCTCTCGCAGTCAATTACAagaaatgaaatacattaaaacagGTAGTCTGCTGAGAAAGCAGAATCCCGGAGAATTAAATTAGATGGGAACGGTGGAAAAACagacagggaaaacaaacatgttTGTCTATCGCATTGTTGGTAATGGGATTTATTTTGCAATCATCAAAAAAGAAGTTGGCTTTGAGTTGGGCTGTTGAAGCTTTTGCTTtgtgggtgctgctggtccAAACCAGATGGGGATAAACCCCTCTTCTCCCACACTTTGAATTGCGGCCACACAATAAACCACGCGTTCCTCTCCTCGGGGCTGCCCTCACCCCTTTTCTCCGCAGGGGAGCCCAAAACGCCGTCAGCATCGCAGGCAGCAGCCAACGGGGCGGGCGGCAGCAGCTCGGAGGACGCCATCAAGAGCATCCTGGAGCAGGCACGGCGGGAGATGCAGGCGCAGCAGCAGGCGCTGCTGGACATGGAGTCGGGGGCCAGCGGGCGCAGCGGGGACGCGGCACCCGCCGAGCGCTCCACGCTGGCCACCGTCAGCCAGAACATCGCCCCGGCCCACGTCAAGCAGGAGGAGGGCAGCGGGGCCAGCCCCGGCCCGCCGCAGACGCCCCTGGCCGTGCTGTCCCCCGCCGCCTTTGTCCAGAGCATCATCCGGAAGGTGAAGTCGGAGATCGGCGACGCCGGCTCCTACTTCGACCAGCACTGGGCGTCGGAGCGGAGCCTGCTCAGCCGGCCCTACACCTCCGTGTCGCCTTCgctgtcctcctcctcctcgaGCTACTCCAGCATGGCCAACGGCCGGGGCTGGCCGCGGGGTGAGCCCGGCGAGGGCAGCACCAACGAGGACGAGCTGCAGCCGGCGGAGGAGGAGCCCCACCGGCTGTCGGAGATGAAGGCGGAGGGAGCCGGAGCGGAGCCGGCAGCTGGTGGGCGTCTGTCCTACTACCCCACGTACGTGCCACGGACCCTGAAGCCAACGGTGCCACCACTGACGCCGGAGCAGTACGAGATGTACATGTACAGGGAGGTGGACACGCTGGAGCTGACCCGGCAGGTCAAGGAGAAGCTGGCCAAGAATGGCATCTGCCAGAGGATCTTCGGAGAGAAGGTaccagcctggagaagggggGTCTGGtgtcctctctgctctgtgactcAGAGTCTGGGCCTCATTGATGgccttcagcagctccttccagagTCTTCCCTGGTCTGTTCCCTCTGGGAGGATTCTGAGTCCTCAGGGTCTGACCCAACCCCAGTCTCCCAGTGGCCACCACTCATCCCACCAGGAATGCCCAGTCCCCTGAGCAGAGTCCTTTGGGGACCGGCTTCCCACCTCACTGGGTATCCCAGGGGGACCCGCCACCAGCGCCCATGGCAGGGGACAGAGTGTCCAGACACGCTGTGGGGCAGCGGGTGGCAGTGGGTGGCatcctgctccccctcccctgaCACGGGGGTGGAGGGCAGGCAGCTTCCCAGCACCGGGGGGAGCGCACCCCACCTTCAGCAGGTGACACCTGCGTGGTGCCCAGGTGCTGGGACTGTCCCAGGGCAGCGTGAGTGACATGCTGTCACGGCCCAAACCGTGGAGCAAGCTGACGCAGAAGGGTCGGGAGCCTTTCATCCGCATGCAGCTCTGGCTGACGGaccagctgggccaggggatCAGCCAGCAGCCCACACCCTCCCAGGGTAAGTGACATCACTGTCCCCATGGTCCCCATGTGCCATCAGTGTCCCCACCACTTCTGTCCCCACCATTCCCTGCATCCCAGTTGGTTtgtcctgctcccaccccagcactgggaagagATGTCTCTGCCAGCTCCAACACCAGCACACAGAATCTGGGAAGCCGCTTTAATCCCCAACcccaaaattttgttttcatttaaaacaaaaataaaaagaaagccaCATCAAAAATCTTGGGCTTTGCGCCTGGCATAAAGCAGTAATTGGATTTATTGTATCATATTGGTCTAACTTTAATTATTCCTCCACCGCCACCTCCCGCTTTGCCATAGCCACTGGAGAAGCTTGGCTTCTCTCTTGGGGTTCCTCTTCTCTAGCATAGGCATCCCCCAAattcccctcctgctccagctggctcCCTGCACTGTCCCCTCCCGCTGACCCCTCTGCCCTGGTGTCACACAGCCAGCCCTGCGGAACCCCAGCCGTCCCCCTCGCCGCCCCCCAGCCCCGCCGAGCACGAGAAGGGCTGCCAGGAGCCCCTCACCCTGGCCTTGGAGAGCAGCAAGGAGAACCAGCAGCCCGAGAGCCGCTCGGCGCCTGCCCTGGGCGGGAAGACATATCCCAACAACCAGGGGCCTGTAGGCATCCAGGAGATCGTGGCCATGTCCCCCGAGCTGGACACCTACTCCATCACCAAGAAGGTCAAGGAGGTCTTGACAGACAACAACTTAGGTGCGGACCCTCTCTCTGCCCAGGttttttgggagctgctggtgagaCTGCATGGATCCAGCACCCCAATTCCTGTAGATGCGACCCCCTCCCAGATGTTTTTCTGTGGGTGCTCGTGGGAATTCCAGGACGATGCTGGCTGGGAAACGGGGTGCACCTGCTTTGCAGGGGGACTGTGGCACCCGTCCCGCTGCTCCACCCCCTCAAACCacctctgcttctcctccccCAGGCCAGCGGCTGTTTGGGGAGAGCATCCTGGGCCTGACGCAGGGCTCGGTGTCCGATCTCCTCTCCAGGCCCAAGCCGTGGCACAAGCTGAGCCTGAAGGGGAGGGAGCCCTTCGTCCGGATGCAGCTCTGGCTCAACGACCCCCACAACGTGGAGAAGCTGCGCGACATGaagaagctggagaagaagGGTGAGGGACGGGGTGGCACGGCCCCACTGGGTgtgggctgctggctgggggGGGGTCCCGGGCCGGGGGGGCGAGCGGTGCCAGCTGGGTGTCCTCTCCTGCAGCCTACCTGAAGCGTCGCTACGGGCTGATGAGCACCGGTTCGGACAGCGAGTCCCCCAGCGCCCGCTCCGAGTGCGCCAGCCCCAGCGCGCCGCCGCAGGACCTCAGCCTGCTCCAGATCAAGAAGCCGCGGGTGGTGCTGGCgccagaggagaaggaagccCTAAAGAAAGCCTACCAGCTGGAGCCATACCCCTCCCAGCAGACCATCGAGctgctctccttccagctcaaCCTCAAGACCAACACCGTCATCAACTGGTTCCACAACTACAGGTACGGGCGCTCCTGGGCTTTGAGGGTCTGATGGTGCTGAGTCGCAGAGGGGGTGGCACTGTTCCCCTTCCAGCCTTCCCCGTCACTCTTCCCTAGATGGGAGGTCCAGACCCATTGGGAGTCCCCAGGTGCACCCCAGGCCAGTGGGTGGCCTTGGCTACCTTGCCCAAGTTGTGTTGAGCATCTAAAGAGGTTTCCATGCTCACATCCACCTGCTCACCCCAAGGTGGGAGCTCTGTCAAGTGGGAGGGAATGCCTTATGGAGGCTCCTTGAGCACAGGAtccatccccacagcagcccagccctggggagcagcacaggtTTCATCCCTAGGTGGGATCATAGCGGACAATGTTTCCGCTGGCTGGATACGTGTGGTGGCCATGGCACGGTGGTTGTTGCCACCCCTCCGCGGTCATGTCCTGCAGGTCACGGATGCGCCGAGAGATGCTGGTGGAGGGTGCGCAGGACAATGACACTGACCCGGAGCAGAGTGGCGGGACAGCCATCCCCGGGCGCCGGGCCCCCCACAGCCCCGATTCGGACACCGAGGATCACAAACCCGTGTTTGTGGGGGGCGAGCCCCCCTGTGCCGCCGTGCCCGTGAAGGtgaaggaggagcagggggatCCGGGCGGCTGGAGCCGCCGGCGGGACTCACGCAGCCCGGCCGGAGCGGCCGAAGGGACCGGACctccccaggaggagcagggggcaGCCCCCCacgccgccgcccccgccgccggcATCCTCCCGCGGCGGGGAGGCCGAGCCGGTGCCACCGCCGGGGGACCCCCACCGCCGCCACCGCCACATCCCGACAGCTCCCAGTCCTCCGCGGGGTCATCCCGTTGCAGCTTGGTGGTCTCCCCGACATCGCCCTCGGCAGCTTCCTCGCCCGGCCTCACCGGCTCAGCCTCACCAGGACCATCCTCCGCCGGGCCGGTCTCGCCGGCGCTTCCGCCGGCTCCTGGCCCCCGGCTCAGCACCAGCGTCCAGCGGCGCCACGAGAAGATGGCCAACCTCAACAACATCATCCACCGCCTGGAGCGGGCTGCCAACCGCGAGGAGGCCCTCGAGTGGGAGTTCTGAGCCCCCCAACCAccctaaatatatatatacatccccacacatatatatatattttgataaATGCAGTGTGCACCGAGAGGTGATGAGTGGCCGGTGCCACAGAAGAGGAGCGCCCGTGGAAAAGAGGGAACCGCCCTCACCCCTCtggctttgttttaaatgtgaaaaactgGGTAcaattttagaaaagaaaaacaaacaaaaaaaaatatttatagacctcttttagatattttaataaaaggatACTTTGGAATTTATTAACAGCTTAAGCTGCTTTGATATTAAAGATAGCTATAAAATCAAGATGATGTAGCAGTCGTGTCATTAAATGTACACTGAAGTCTTGTAGTTTGCCACTGGAtgagattaaaaacaaataaacaaaaaaaaacccaaccaaacaaaaaaaaaacccacagaaaagaCTTTTTTGAGCAAAGCCATCAAGAAGCACTATGAGACTGACCAAATTTAAGAAACTTTTGCAGTTTCCACCCCTGTCTGTAAGACACTGCATCGCTTCTGCCCCAGCCAGAGACTGCGTCCTAGTCCCTGAAGACTCTAAAGCCCCTGACACCATCGAGTATGTATTTAGTTCTGGTGTTTTATGTTTTTGGAAGCCTTTGTAACACAGAATGTCCCGTGCGGTTGTATATGTTGTAGAAATGTCTGCAATAGCCTTCTGGAACAAGATGTAGCATGGTCCCAACGCCGTCCCTCGCGCTTCCTCCAGCCGGCGGCTCGTGCCAGCTCCCAAAGGAAGAGACAAAAGGaggcaaaagcaaagaaagcaacCTGAGCTTGGGATTTTGGGAGTGGGATGGGAAAATGTACCTGGGTGTGGTGCTTGAGGATGGTGCCAGCTCGCTGGGGATGGACATCCGAGGCATCCCGGTTCCCCGTCCattcaggagagaaaaagatgaagCCTCTGAGCTTTGGCCCTGGGGCAGCAGTGCTTGAGGTGAGTGCCCAAAAATCGTGAGCCACACACTCACAGGCTGAGCCCTGCTTGGGGCTTCTCCAGCATCACAGCCAGCTCTTGGGGCTGAAGCACTTTTTTAGGGAGAGCGCCTGGGCGGGAGGAGAATCCCACTTCCCCAGGTGGTGGATGTCAGTGATGGCAGGATGAGCTTTGGGATGTCACATCACCCTCAACTGGGCACCACTGAGCCTTGGCTTCCCAGGGCTGACCCTGTGCAGACACAGGAGCTTGGTGGTGGCCCCATCCCGGTGTGCTCCTTGTCACCTCCCTGACCCCACCACCTCCAGCCGGCCTCTGCTAACGAAATGCCTTTAAACCCTGTGGAGTGTCCCAcgctgggctgctctgccctgtcccctgcccacaCGGCATCAGCCATCGCCCACCAAGGCCCTGCCAGGCTCCCAGGCGATGCAATGACTGATTTTCCACTGTAGACGTTTTTATCAGAATAGAAGGTATTTTTATACTCGGGTGGTAGTGGGTGAGCAATGGGTGAGGGCACGGCTCTCCCTGgctgcctcccctgccctgacgagccccagggctgctctgccacCGTGCTGTGGAAGGAGGAGGTGTGACCACTGACTGCCTTCTCCGTTGCGTGCTAGAGGGAGCTTTAGTGGAACGGGATTTGAGGAAGCACTTAGGATAATCCTGAGCGCGGCAATCCTGTTGTGTGAAAGCCAGCGGGACACACCGGTCACGTTTTTGTTAGGCTCATGTTCTGTACTTCAAAAGTTTCTATGAGATCGATGAACTTTGTTTAACAATTTTGAAAGGAACAAGTTCTGTAAAGAGCCACTAAATACAGAAGTTGGATACGACTCTGGCCTTGGGGTGTGTTTTGTCCAGAGGTGATGGAATGGGAATTCCTCTCACATTTGATCGGTGCCTGGTGTTGGAAGCCACAACTTTGCTTTGGGATTGTGGCAAGAGCTCTCATTATCCCagtgagagggggaaaaaaagagagggtgTTAAATTGgatcagcccagctcagagTGTGATCCTGCCCCATGAAATTCCTGTGCTCATCCCTACTGCAGGtttgctcctgctcctggggtaGCTCAGCATCCTCCAGCACGACTTGCAGCTTGGTTTATCATAAAATCATCGTttcctggaatggtttgggttagaagagaccttaaggatcatcttATTCCAtttccctgccacaggcagggacacctcctgctAGACCAGGCTGCacaaagccctgtccaacctggcaccgctccccagcacagctcctgctcgGAGCCGACTGTCGCTGGGCGAGTCGGCAGCTCCTGACACAAGGCAGGGCTGTTAGTGTCTGATGAATTAATAAATCCATATGTTGCATATCTGTTTAAGCTTGTTTGTCAGCTAACACGTTGAGGAAGACTTATTTCTGATGGGTATCTGAACGTCTGGAGAAGCTGGGCCAGCTGCCATGGAAACCGGAATCTTCCCCTGCGGCGAAGGACGGAGCCGTGTGAACCATCTGGGTGCTCCGGGTGCAGCTGCACCCCGGCTGCCCTCGGCACTGCTCCAAATGCCAAATTCCACAGGGGGACACCGTGCCTGGCCAGGAGCAGGCTCCACGCTCCGCAGGGCTCTTGGCGAGTGGGTGACCCTGGCTGGCTTCGTGCCTCGGTTTCCCCATGAAGTGATTGCAGACTCTGCCGTGTTGAAGAGAAGCTGGAGACATCCATGTGGGTGGGGATGTGTGGGCAGGGACATGGGGATGTGCTGGCCACTTTCACAAAGGCAGAGTCCCTGGTCCCTGCAAAGGAGGGACAGGTGTTTTGTCCTGGTTAAGAGCTGCCCCTGCCTTGGACCACTCTGGCACGGGGTGTCCTGATGTTCCCAGGGTGGCTCCATCCCATCTCACCCCATCCCTTCAGGCAGATATGGCTCCAGGGCACTGCAAGACCCTGGCATTGGCCATGTCCCCTTCAggtgacacagccccacagacatggtggggacaggaggaggactaaaataaagcattaattCCCACCTGGACCTCCCTCCCCGGGGGCACAAACAAGGACCATGGATGGGAGGGAAATTCTGAAAGAACTTTTATTGTAGGAAGATCTTGTGTCTGTCCCAAGGGAGCAAAGGGAGCTGGAGCCACCCAGCCCTAAGCCGGGGCACCCTGACTGCTCccccctgctccagggtgggTCACCCCACCTCTGGGCCAGCAGTTTGTCCGTGGTGGAAATAAGAGAGAAACACAGGCATGAGGCACCAGCTCGGCACATGAATCATTCCTCACGCTCTGCTGCTGACACACACATTCCCATTTGCCACCACGAGCGATGCTTCCCCTTAGTGAGCTGGCATGGGGATGATGTGCTGTCCCAAAATACCCACCAGCAAGGCAatgcccacagctgctgcattcCCCCGGGGTCTGACCACCCCCACATTGACCATCCAGGCTGCGAGCAGCAATTGCTCCCTGTGTAATGCCCGGGGCTGGGTGTCACCAGCTCCCCAGAGCGCACAGAGCTGCTACTGCCGTTAAGGAAGGGCTGCACTCACTGATATTTTAGTTTCAAACCAcatcctgctggagcagagggatcTGGCAGAGCTCGGCCAACCTCAGTGTTGTGCTGGGCCAGGAAGGGAAGTCAGCAGCAGGCTCTCCATTGTGGAACACCCACACGGGCACTCAGGCAGGCGAGGTCCCACCAAAATCCTCCTCCAAACTTTGTCAAGGCGTGATCCCACTTCAAGAGCACCAAGAggccccagcagagccagagcagtgGTGGATTCCCAGGAGGCCTCAGTCAGTGAGTGGTCTGTAGTTTGCTTGTGCTGACTGCAGCACCCCACCCGCACATGGGGGCACGGCTGGAGGGCACCCCTGTTCTGCCCATTTCACCgtcacagagcagcactgctgtccctCGGTGCCGAGCCCTCGATGGCAGCACGTGTCCATCACAGCCACCACAGCCAGCTCCGCACATCCCGAGGCGAGGAGGGACGGGGCCAGCACCAAGGGCGACCACCTCCACCCTGCCCCGGTTCCCGGCAGCttcccagggctcagccacCGCTCAGAGCCGGGGGCCAcgctgcctctgctgccagtCCTGCCGCAGCCGGGCCACCTCCCGGCCGTACTGCTGGTGGAGCCGGCAGAAGGTGGACGGGCTCTGTGCCACGGCCGGCCCGGCGCTCGCCGCCTCGCCGTTCCCCACCCGCCTgcgcggcggcagcggcggcggccgcggggtCCCCTCCTCACCGTGCCCCCCGCAGCCGGAGCTCTCGGGCAGCCGGGCCGCCCCCAGCACGTTGTTCCACACCGCACAGCCGTTCTCCTTGGGCAGGATGGCGGGCAGAGCCGGCAGCCGCTCCCGGGACTGCTCCAGCCCCGACGGCTTCGGCTTCCAGGGGCCGGGAGGCTCCCGGGAGCCCCCACATCCTCCGGCCAGCCCCCCGcccatctcctgcagctgcttctccagctcccGCACCACCAGCCTCATGTAGTCAAAGCTGGCTCGGGACAGCGACTTCACCCACGACTCCATGGCCGCCTGGCTCTCCGCCGCCAGCACGTAGGTGCGAGACTTGGTGCCGCCAAAGCGGATGGCGAAGGCAAAACCCTCGGCTGAATCGCAGAGCTCCACGTTGCAGCCCTCCAGCACGATGACACCCACGGGCTCCCGGCTGTCCCGCTCCTCGAAGTAGAAGAGCATGTTGCCCTTGAGCACGAACCAGCGGCGGTGATAGGCCGTGTGCCGCTCGCCTCGCTTGTAGAGGAAGCCGGAGTTGTCGGCCGGGGAGTCGCAGGTGGCGTAGAAGGCCAAACTCCGCTCGTTCAGCTTCATGGCTCCGCGCCCTGCGGGGACAGAGGGTGCTCAGCGCTGCGCTGCACGGAAAAGAGCCATCGGCTTTTTGTTCCTGCCGGCAGCAGCCCCGGCGCCCAGCAAATGGAGATGGTGAATAAACAACGCCGGGATGGTTGGGATAAACCCGCTCCCAGTCGAGGGGCTGGGATGCCGGGTGGGCTGTGGCTCCCCCCAGGGACCGCCACCCCCCAGGAGAGTGTTTTGGCACGGaggagccccaggcagggcttGTCGCGGTGCCTCACGTCACCTGGCACAGGTGACCTTCGCGCCGGCGCGCAGGGAGGGTTCTGACCGGCGCCGTGGATGTGGCTGCCGCTCCAGGGAGCCGTGGCCATGAACCCTGACACCCGGGCAAGGCCACCGCTCCTCTTGTCCCCTAATCGCTGGTGGCCTCGCCGGGCCGGGCTCTCCACCCACCTGGACTCTACCTGCGGTCTGCGGCGGTCACCGGCATCAACGACACGCGCGTGGCCGCGGTGGCCGTGAGAGCGCTGGATCCGGGCTCGGACGGTGCCAGGGGGCTTTGGGCCACCGTTCCTGCACGGTCACCTTTGTCCTCGGCTCCCaccggcccggccccgcgggcgGAGCGCTGCTCCCCCCCGCCTCCGCCACCGCCCATCCCCGCGgccgggagggagggagggaggagctggaaaagcgCTCCGGAGCTCGGCCCCGGGGCAGGAGCTCCTGGCTCGACCCCAAAACCCGCTCCGGGCACCGGGACTGAGAGCCAGGCAGCGGTGGGGAGAGTGAGGGGGGAATGGGGGAGCATTGGAGGGTGCAGGGGATATGCACATCCCGGGATGAATGTCTGGGTGTACTCAGGGATGTGCAAATGTGTGGGAAACGCAGGAGTTTAGTCCTGAAGGTGGCTGCACAGTGCTGAATATTCGGTCACATTTTGGAGGCAAAGAACTGGGATTCTGGGAGCATCTGGCAGGGAACGGGCAGAGGCTGGTGGATGAGGTGGGAGACATGAGCCCCGCAAGGAGTGTTAGTGGCAGGACATGGACTGGTCCTGTGTgggtgggagatgctgcaggggGCCAGGCTGCAAgtcctggctgctctcctgaCCTTCCAGTCATATCCTTGGGCCACAGCCAAGTGTGGGGTGGTCCCagtgcagagggacagaaggaTCTGAGTGGGAACAAGCCTCCAGTCTGACTTCTGCTCTTGGTTGGCCTTCCAGGCTCACAGGACCACCTTGGCAGTGTTACTGTCCTCACCCTGTCGCAGCAAATACCAGCACCAAGGATTTGTGCTCCTTGTCACCGTCCCTTTCCTCCAGTTTCTTCattcccctgctctgctccacaccCATGTGTGCATTTTAGCAACCGAGACATTGGCAACAATTTTAAGGGTCCCCATCCCAGAAATTCTGCTGTCCCTGACCTCTGCCACAGGTTGTGGTCCACTCCCCACCCACAGATGCCCCCgtttccctgcacagctgctcaggaCTTTGTGATTTTCTGCTTGTGTCAGAGGTTTCCAGTTCACTGAGGGTTTTCCCTGTCAGCTGCAGACTTTCACTTTCAGGCTATAAAAAGGGATTCAAACCAGCCCTAAAACCATCTGGGCTTTATCTTCcctcctgagcagagcagctctctgtTCAAGGTCGCTGGTGGGAAGTTTTGGGTCTCTGCACCACTTATCTCCCTGCCTTGCTGAGCGATGCCTTTTCACAAGGCGAGATTAGAGCGGGGAGGGCCGTGGGGAGAAGCAATATCTTTATTAGAGCAGCTAGGGTAATTGGAAAAAGGCAGCAGGGCTCCtagctctgctttccttccccgAGACTCCAAAGCCACGTTTTCATCTTGCAGAGGTTGTTCCtcctccacagctgctctggaaaatcACCCCGATTCCTCAAAAACGCTGACAAAATTCCCCTGGAATTTTTGCTTCCCGTTGGGTCTCTCTTGGAACAGTCATGTGTTGCTGCA belongs to Parus major isolate Abel chromosome 15, Parus_major1.1, whole genome shotgun sequence and includes:
- the CUX2 gene encoding homeobox protein cut-like 2 isoform X7 encodes the protein MSLDRRTLCGILSKHHISPDSTFFALNGCCQHKSLAETVTEPDCSASILINAAPVLEAARSLEDRLQQLQRLEPEPPPLKDLSRPWKKHTELGSTKERREGKPPAAEPPLPGLDGKAPSTETSLQRNEADKQKGLQEAQVTLAARLGEAEEKIKVLHAALKATQTELLELRCKYDEEAASKADEVAMIMTNLEKANQRAEAAQREVESLREQLAAVNSSLRLACCSPTGTTGQDKVNYSMCSGSRLEAALAAKDREILRLLKDVQHLQSSLQELEESSANQIAELEGQLAAKNEAIEKLEEKLQAQADYEEIKTELSILKAMKVASAGCSLPQASATARPEALAGLCQPCRRCLRRLSPSRLGSLQSISKAEEALLLGKEAFYPSQKYLLEKPSLLASTEEDHSEDESGKDPLGMEQPYPSPHHAPADDPSSPTPLPPLPGPGMAPDGPRTFSLSPFPGGERLSGDPKAPHLPLPSYKSESSGGGPPFPSSFFGAKSSTVHPVPAASATSPSGEPSEGSAGSSAEEEQLDTAEIAFQVKEQLLKHNIGQRVFGHYVLGLSQGSVSEILARPKPWHKLTVKGKEPFIKMKQFLSDEQNVLALRTIQVRQRGSITPRIRTPETGSDDAIKSILEQAKKEIESQKGGEPKTPSASQAAANGAGGSSSEDAIKSILEQARREMQAQQQALLDMESGASGRSGDAAPAERSTLATVSQNIAPAHVKQEEGSGASPGPPQTPLAVLSPAAFVQSIIRKVKSEIGDAGSYFDQHWASERSLLSRPYTSVSPSLSSSSSSYSSMANGRGWPRGEPGEGSTNEDELQPAEEEPHRLSEMKAEGAGAEPAAGGRLSYYPTYVPRTLKPTVPPLTPEQYEMYMYREVDTLELTRQVKEKLAKNGICQRIFGEKVLGLSQGSVSDMLSRPKPWSKLTQKGREPFIRMQLWLTDQLGQGISQQPTPSQASPAEPQPSPSPPPSPAEHEKGCQEPLTLALESSKENQQPESRSAPALGGKTYPNNQGPVGIQEIVAMSPELDTYSITKKVKEVLTDNNLGQRLFGESILGLTQGSVSDLLSRPKPWHKLSLKGREPFVRMQLWLNDPHNVEKLRDMKKLEKKAYLKRRYGLMSTGSDSESPSARSECASPSAPPQDLSLLQIKKPRVVLAPEEKEALKKAYQLEPYPSQQTIELLSFQLNLKTNTVINWFHNYRSRMRREMLVEGAQDNDTDPEQSGGTAIPGRRAPHSPDSDTEDHKPVFVGGEPPCAAVPVKVKEEQGDPGGWSRRRDSRSPAGAAEGTGPPQEEQGAAPHAAAPAAGILPRRGGRAGATAGGPPPPPPPHPDSSQSSAGSSRCSLVVSPTSPSAASSPGLTGSASPGPSSAGPVSPALPPAPGPRLSTSVQRRHEKMANLNNIIHRLERAANREEALEWEF